In Phyllopteryx taeniolatus isolate TA_2022b chromosome 13, UOR_Ptae_1.2, whole genome shotgun sequence, the following are encoded in one genomic region:
- the sdsl gene encoding serine dehydratase-like isoform X1: MRSSCHNMAEHFHINTPLLESAAMSKRVGTTVYLKMENSQPSGSFKIRGIGYLCQQLMSESKDKGFVCSSGGNAGMAAAYATQKMGMPATIVIPSSTPHFVVQRLEDQGATVKIVGKVWDDANAEALRLVETEGLAYVSPFDHPLIWKGNSSLITEAAATLGPTVKPGAVLISVGGGGLLCGVVQGLKDVGWMDVPVIAMETVGADCLNASVKAGRIVTLDDITSEAKSLGAKTVCVKAFEYSQSNEVTIISEVVTDQQALHAMETFLDEEHVLVEMACGATLAAVYSGVVHRLQAEGHLPLLLGPLLVIVCGGSNIDAEQLSILKQKLQRN, translated from the exons ATGAG GTCAAGCTGTCACAACATGGCTGAACATTTCCACATAAACACACCCTTACTGGAGAGTGCTGCAATGTCCAAACGTGTGGGAACCACTGTGTATCTGAAAATGGAGAATTCCCAGCCCTCTGGTTCTTTCAAGATCCGCGGCATTGGGTACTTATGCCAACAG CTTATGTCGGAGTCAAAGGACAAAGGATTTGTCTGCTCCTCAG GTGGTAATGCTGGAATGGCAGCTGCCTATGCCACCCAAAAAATGGGTATGCCAGCCACCATAGTAATTCCCTCATCAACACCTCACTTTGTTGTCCAGAGACTTGAGGATCAAGGTGCTACTGTCAAGATAGTGGGCAAG GTTTGGGATGATGCTAACGCTGAGGCTCTCAGACTCGTCGAAACAGAGGGACTTGCCTATGTGTCCCCGTTTGATCATCCCCTTATATG gaaggGAAATTCTAGTCTGATCACAGAAGCTGCAGCCACTCTCGGTCCAACTGTCAAGCCTGGAGCAGTGCTGATATCAGTGGGTGGAGGTGGGCTCCTCTGTGGGGTTGTCCAGGGCCTGAAGGACGTaggctggatggatgttcccGTCATCGCCATGGAAACAGTTGGTGCAGACTGTTTGAATGCTTCAGTTAAGGCAGGAAGGATAGTCACCTTGGATGACATCACCAG TGAAGCTAAAAGCCTTGGCGCAAAGACAgtttgtgtgaaagcatttgagtaCAGTCAGAGCAATGAGGTCACAATCATTTCTGAAGTGGTGACTGACCAGCAGGCTCTTCATGCTATGGAGACATTCCTGG ATGAGGAACATGTACTTGTGGAAATGGCATGTGGAGCAACACTTGCAGCTGTCTACAGTGGAGTTGTGCACCGATTACAGGCTGAAG GTCATCTACCGCTTCTCTTGGGCCCCCTGCTGGTAATAGTGTGTGGAGGCAGTAACATCGACGCAGAGCAACTGTCCATTCTCAAACAGAAGCTGCAGAGAAACTAA
- the sdsl gene encoding serine dehydratase-like isoform X2, translating into MAEHFHINTPLLESAAMSKRVGTTVYLKMENSQPSGSFKIRGIGYLCQQLMSESKDKGFVCSSGGNAGMAAAYATQKMGMPATIVIPSSTPHFVVQRLEDQGATVKIVGKVWDDANAEALRLVETEGLAYVSPFDHPLIWKGNSSLITEAAATLGPTVKPGAVLISVGGGGLLCGVVQGLKDVGWMDVPVIAMETVGADCLNASVKAGRIVTLDDITSEAKSLGAKTVCVKAFEYSQSNEVTIISEVVTDQQALHAMETFLDEEHVLVEMACGATLAAVYSGVVHRLQAEGHLPLLLGPLLVIVCGGSNIDAEQLSILKQKLQRN; encoded by the exons ATGGCTGAACATTTCCACATAAACACACCCTTACTGGAGAGTGCTGCAATGTCCAAACGTGTGGGAACCACTGTGTATCTGAAAATGGAGAATTCCCAGCCCTCTGGTTCTTTCAAGATCCGCGGCATTGGGTACTTATGCCAACAG CTTATGTCGGAGTCAAAGGACAAAGGATTTGTCTGCTCCTCAG GTGGTAATGCTGGAATGGCAGCTGCCTATGCCACCCAAAAAATGGGTATGCCAGCCACCATAGTAATTCCCTCATCAACACCTCACTTTGTTGTCCAGAGACTTGAGGATCAAGGTGCTACTGTCAAGATAGTGGGCAAG GTTTGGGATGATGCTAACGCTGAGGCTCTCAGACTCGTCGAAACAGAGGGACTTGCCTATGTGTCCCCGTTTGATCATCCCCTTATATG gaaggGAAATTCTAGTCTGATCACAGAAGCTGCAGCCACTCTCGGTCCAACTGTCAAGCCTGGAGCAGTGCTGATATCAGTGGGTGGAGGTGGGCTCCTCTGTGGGGTTGTCCAGGGCCTGAAGGACGTaggctggatggatgttcccGTCATCGCCATGGAAACAGTTGGTGCAGACTGTTTGAATGCTTCAGTTAAGGCAGGAAGGATAGTCACCTTGGATGACATCACCAG TGAAGCTAAAAGCCTTGGCGCAAAGACAgtttgtgtgaaagcatttgagtaCAGTCAGAGCAATGAGGTCACAATCATTTCTGAAGTGGTGACTGACCAGCAGGCTCTTCATGCTATGGAGACATTCCTGG ATGAGGAACATGTACTTGTGGAAATGGCATGTGGAGCAACACTTGCAGCTGTCTACAGTGGAGTTGTGCACCGATTACAGGCTGAAG GTCATCTACCGCTTCTCTTGGGCCCCCTGCTGGTAATAGTGTGTGGAGGCAGTAACATCGACGCAGAGCAACTGTCCATTCTCAAACAGAAGCTGCAGAGAAACTAA